From the Triticum urartu cultivar G1812 chromosome 4, Tu2.1, whole genome shotgun sequence genome, the window TAGAACGTTGGCATGTCATATTCGTTGTCAAAAGAAAAGGTTGGACCACCCTGCTCGTTAGGGCCCCTTTATTGTTTATGTGACAATGTACGAGACTTGACTTATGTGATTAATTTAGTAGGATAGCAAAATTTGATTATTGGCTAGCACACAGGTTTGATTTTGACCTGCAAAAACTGAGATGCAGAGTAAATCACATTCATTGAGATTTACTGACCCGATACAAGAAATGGGTGGAAAGATAATACAAAGAATGAGAATTAGGAGAAGACAATACAATAATGGTCCTTCTGAATCGTCCTTGTTGAGAGAGACTTGAGACAATTTGATGGACCAAATGCATATGTGAATGGTATCGTTGATGTTGGACCTTGCTGGACTTTCTTCTTTCGATTTGTGAATTGTTGATCAGTGCATGCCTATATTATCTTGTAGTATATGGTAATGTATTGCTAGTTCTTTAGCAAAGGTCATGTCATATGTTTCTTGCACCGAGCCTTGACCAGCTTGCGTGCTTCACGAGCTTGGCCGGAGGCTTGGGCCTGGCTTGTTGTATCTTCGAGCCCTGAGCTTTCTGTCCAGCCCTAGTTGTGTTGTAATATTTGGAAATTTCAAACATTTTTAGTTAACTCTAATGTTGTGAGACTTGATTAAGCTATTCATATTGCTCTTCTGGTCAATTTCTTATTACTGTGTTATGTCGGTTTTTTTGTAGGTGGCCCACTGGATTATTTGTTTCTAGCTCAGCCACTGCCTCAGAATAGTTTAGGACCTGAGAAGTCCTTTACTCCATTAGGCAAAACAATGGAGGACTGTGCAGCCACCCCTGTTCGCCGCCCTGCCGACCCCTCTTCCCCATCCCCAACCCCATCTCCCTTATCTCTGCGCCAGTGGCGCCCAGCGGCGCAGCGCAACCTGCGCAACCAGTGGTCGCGCCTGCTTGCCGCCAAGACCCGGTGGCTGGACGCCGCCGCCAGCGGCCGCTCCCATGCCGCCACGCTCGTCAACGCCTACCTCTCCCGCAGGTTGCCCCCTCTCTGGCTCTGTGTTTCGGCGACGCTTGAGTTTTTGAGATTTTATTAACTAGTTACTGACTGCGCCTTGTGCTTGTCATTTTGTCAGTTACATGCCAGGGATGGATTTGGGGGTGCTCAAGGACATGCCCAGGATCCGCGACAGGGCGAGCGCCAAATTGACCCACAAGGAGGTAGCTACGCTGTCGCCAGGAACTCAGCCAATCCTCCTCAGCAGCATGGTTTAATTTTCTTGTTCATCCCCTCATTTTCATGTCCCTTGCTTGGTTCAGGTGCAATGCCGCGAGATGCTTCTATCAGCCTACAAGGAGATGGTAATGCTTCATACAAAGCCCATGCTTGTTCATGTCATTTTAGCCGGGACCCTGTAAGCCATTAATGGTTGTTTGACTTTTGGTGCTCTTCCTATTTCCTGGTAATAGGTCTGTGCCATGTCCGACTTGGTTAAAGCTTCTCATGCCATGCGGTGTTTCTCCAAAGTATCTTCTGGTAGCCCACTAGTCCGATTTACTGATCGGCAGGATGATTTGAATGATTTAGGGGATGGTGGAGGAGCTCCAGTATACAGATGGATCTCCATGTTAGAATTTGGTGGGTTACTCGCATTTTTTTATGCAAAACTGGATTAAGTTCCGTAATCTTTATTTCCCCTTCCCACGTGACATTACTTGCTTTTAAGAGATTCAGAAATTTTTATTCTGAAAGACGTACTAGGATTCGGATAGACAGATGAACTTTCTTTTCATTTGTGTTTGGCATGACAGAAATGCATTCTTGGAATCAATTTTGTGTAGTTTGGGAAATAGCTCCAACTTAGTCAGAAAATCAAGTGAATTTTATATAGTTAGTAAATAATTTGCAAGTTATTCAGTGTAGCACTGCCACATTAGATCAAGTTGACTGAATAAATATCTGGTTTCTTATATCCAAAGTGATTTGTCCGTAATTTCTTTCTAAAATAGCTACTCAAGATCAGATCTTTCTGATCCAGCAAGATACGGCTAATATATTGATTTGTTGTTATTCGTGACTTGATCTCAGAAAACCTCGCCAAAGAGCTTGTTGAGATGTTTGTTTCAGAGCTACGATTGAAGGTATGCCATCACACAATTCTGCTATGTTTTAGCTTGTGCACTTAGAAATCGCATTTTTTTACATCCCTGTTTCTCCTGAACTTTTGGAAAAATCCTGACAGTGGAAATCATTTTTAATGTAGAGACTGATTGTCTTGGACCTCCTGTCAATTAACTTAAAAGAAGGTGCAGATCCTTCATTAGAATGGTCAGATGAGTTATATGACGGGGAATTCAACGAATTTCAGAGGATTGGCCTGGGGTCTGGAGACAGCTTCCCACTACCTGAGAATTGGAAGGCTGATGTCTTACAGGCACGGCGACCTGGACATACCCCATCCCATGAGGTTTTACAGGTGTTGATCCAATTTTTGCAATAGCTTTGCATTTATTCCCTTAGAAATCAACTGTCTCTGTCCTGATGTTTAGATCTTTAATTGTTTGTTTGGTAGACATAGCATTGTGTTGGCTCATTGTAAATAAAGGATGAGAGCACCATCTTTGGATTAGATCAAATGTGTTGTGCTCATTGCAGCATGCTTTCTAACAAGGGTTGTGTCTTTTCAATTATTATTTTACAGGTTTATTTAACCTCTTGGCTTGCTAATGTGAACATCAAGACGAGTAGGTAATTGCTCCATCTGCTTTAGCTTTGGATTTTACAAACTAGTATAAGGATACCTGAATTTCGAAATTAAGCTGtatcatatactccctccgttccaaattactcgtcgtggttttagttcaaattgaactaaaaccacgacgagtaatttggaacggagggagtactagtttTGTTGATAGTGTGATAGTATTGATCTCTTGATTTTATTTTCAGAATTGACGAAATATTTGAGCTTGTTGAGGAAGAGATGCAGATCAAATTGCGTTGAAGATTTCGATTCATAGAATTTAAGTGGGAACCATTCGGGAATGTTCAGGGGTTCTTTTTCATTAACGGAAGTGATTTAGGCTATTTAGCCAGTGTGGTCTGCCCTAAGAAAGAGGGCTCATATATAATACTTATCAAATGCATTACTGTTAGCTTGAATACAGTTTGTGTAACAAGGCTGAGCCACGAGCCCACCGGCTCCTGAAAATCCAGAATGTCTTGCCTTGCCCCTGTGGTTGGCGTTCCATGGAGTACGTAGTAGCTGAAAACAGCCTGACACTGGACTCTGCTTCTAGTGCTGATTTCAGGATCTGCTGGGAAGACGTGGGAGAGAAATCAAGCACAGTGTGGGCGAGTATCCGAGTTTCTCCATGTTCTCGTGGAAGTTATATATGACAGGGAATCTCCCTGGCCTTGTTTTGGGTGGTGCCGCCTCGCCCGTTTCCAGCAGCACTCTTCTTCTCCGGCCACAAATTCGAAGCTAAAGAAAATGCCATTGCCATGGAGGAGCAATTCACTGGTGCTCGCCCAAGGTTCGATGCTAGTAGTAGACAGGAGGAGCCCAGCTTATTATTGGCAGTAGCATATATCATGATTGGCTGCAAGGAAGAGAGCAGAGGAGTCAGGAGGAGGACCCCAGAGCTCTGTTGAACGTGCCCATGCATGCTGCCCCGGACAAACGAAACGATCCAGGAGCTTTGTCTGCCGCAtgcccttgcccttgcccttgcccTGTTCCATTCCACTCCATTTAAAGAGGGAGATGGAAAAAGAAACTGAACGTCCACATGAGATATCACGTCCCTGTTCCCGGGCGGGACACTGGTCAACCATGTGGCTCCTGCAGTGCCTCTCTGAATTAAAACCACAGGACCTTTTGGCTCCTGCTTGCGACAGGCTGCTGGTTTCCTCCGTTTCTTTTCTCCTGGGATCACATGACCGCCCACGTCAGGCGAATGGACAGACGGCCGTGGCACGGCATCCAGTCCGGCCCGGCAGGGGGGGACACATTATTCTGTTCCGTGGCCGTGGGGAGAATGATGCCACTCCGGACGCGGCGGCCAGCAGCGGCGTGCGATCCGTGTCACGAGCTGGTCAATCCAATCCAATCCAGCCGCGTGAGTAGGAGTACTAATCAATCAATGCCCCGTGAGAAAGAAAGAGAATGTCGTTCCTTGTCGTCTCCACTTGGGGATCTGTCGGGCTCCTCTCCTGGCCCTTTCCGATGTTCTTTTCGAGGGCGACCAAGTTGTCATACTACTCCTGCTTATAAATATACTACTAGTCCACTCGATATCGCATCAGGTCCAGCCACGAGTCCACCTGCCTCTGCCTCTGCCTCTGCCTCTGCCTGGCAGTGTCGTTGTCCAGGTGCCATGTCTGTCCTGGTCCTGGTCCTGCTCCTGCTCGTCGTCATCATCGGAAAGTGCGgcgcgcacgcacgcacgcacggaCGCGTACGGGGGACGAGAATCCGGCCCTTGTTTATGGGGGGGAAAGAGGAAAGTCGCGCTTGCAGTTGCGTTGCAGGGTGTCCATGTCAGCTTGAAAAGAGCCGGCCAACTCGAGTCAACCTCAGGCTTAGCCAGCCGGACGTGTGTTCGGTTTTAATTCTAGGCTGGAGGAGAAAGAGAGGCCAGAAAGCAGGTTCCCATCCATCCAACAAAAGGCTGGGATTACTTGATCCTCTCTCTCACTCTCACGTTCGAGCTCAGTGAGTGAGCGAGTGACGCAAAGTACAAAAGGGGCGCGCTCACGATGTGACCAGATCAAATGACCCTCCCCACTTTTGCTTGCATTTATTTATAtaacgcacgcacgcacgcacgcacacagAAAGGATTTCCCCATGGATGGAAAGTTTGTTCGGTCGCTTTACCTTATCCGTCCAAGAAACTTGGAGCAAGCAAGCTTGTGATTGGCCATGCAGCTGGCTGATTCGGCCCCTGCATGCATGTGACGTTGCCACCACCGCCACGTCTGCCGGCCTGTCTGACCCGACCCGACCCGACCCTCCTAACGCTGCTGACTCGCAGGCGGGCAGCCGACACCGGTGGGCGCTGCCGGCCGGATAGGGCAACGAACAGGTCACGGTCTGTGCGTCGACCGATGCCGCCGTCCATCCAATGCGTGCAGTGCACCTGCGAGGCTGTGCCCCTGTGCTTGCGACTGCAACGGCCGCTTGTCCTGTGCTGCCCCTGCACCTTTTGTGGCCTTGCTCGGGTCGCAATTAAGCGAGCAGGGCCTGCCATGCCCTGCCCGCATCACCATCACCCCCACCGTGTCCTGTAGCAACTGACTCACTGGTCAGTCACTGCTGACCGATCGACTGATTCTGATGCCGCGAGCTGCCGCTTTGGCATACGTGGATGGACTGGCCAGCAGTGGCAGGGGGCATGCAGGGGATGTTCCAAAGGCCCCAGCAGCGGGTGTACTACTGCTGCTCCACTAGGATGGCATAGTCCCCGGCGCCCAATGGCATGTCATGTGACGGTACGTGCGCGCGTGCGTGTGCGTGCGTGTGATGTTTGATGACGAGATGGAAAGGGCGGTGTACTTTATAGTGAGGTGTGCCCACCGGGAACAGCATGTAGGAGTACGTGTGGCAGGAGGAATGGAATGGAATGGATGATGAGCGTGTCATCATAATAACTCCTCCTGTTGTTGGCGGCTTCTTTAACAGACGGTCTACGTACACGGACGGCCTCACGTCCTTCTGTTAAGCCATCGGCACTTTCAAATTTGGATGAGGGCGGGGACTAGCTGGGCTGCAATGAGGTGAGCGATGGCCATGCATGGTGTCGCCTCGTATGTCCCCAGATGAAACTTATCAAAGCCATTTTTTTTTGTTCCAGCTAACACAATAGGAGTGTTGATCATTTGTTTTCTAGGTGTCCTATATATAATACCTAGGGTGCTTTCAGTGACGTAGCCAGGATTGGGCCAAGTTCTAGGCCAAACACTAGCTACTACGCTAAACAGTGTTAAAACAGGAGGAGTTAATCCTGTTAGAAGTTTATCAGTTGGTGCATACTTGCCTTAATTAGGTGTTGTAACATTCTCTTCTTATTCTATCACTATGTCTTTTATGTCAGGTGTTGGACTTGAGCTTCCGTCGTTCTGTTATTGATGGTTAGCAGTGGAACCAGCCAACATCATGCCGCGTAGAAAAAACAATATAGAGCATGGTGTTGCTTTTAACTAAGTTTTCACTATGTGGAATGATCAATATCCAGTTATCTATATTCTTGTCCTAGTTGGGGGGGgggaggcggggggggggggggggggggtccgtcGTCCCTTCTAACATAAAACTTGATAAAACTCTATCACGCCTAGATTTTGTATCCACGTGTAAAGATAATGTAAGGGTGATATTCTTCTTATTAACGTGTGCCGGGATGGGCAACATGCCACTTACCCGTGTTCAATATGCAAGTTCGATGGAAGATTTGTTATGGTGGAATTCTTTGAAAATGTGCTACAACCATAGGCCACAAAATTAATCCATGTGTTTCCAAGCCAATAATTATGGCCTTCCCATCTATCTGCTCCAGATAAACACTTGTTCTTTCCTGAGCTTGAAGCACATGTTAAACATTCAACATTTCAGTACACAAATACATAACTCGTTAGACACAACTAAATCTTGCAAATGCAAATGGAGCTAACTTATTTACTATGCTTATACCAAGTG encodes:
- the LOC125552502 gene encoding uncharacterized protein LOC125552502 isoform X1 → MEDCAATPVRRPADPSSPSPTPSPLSLRQWRPAAQRNLRNQWSRLLAAKTRWLDAAASGRSHAATLVNAYLSRSYMPGMDLGVLKDMPRIRDRASAKLTHKEVQCREMLLSAYKEMVCAMSDLVKASHAMRCFSKVSSGSPLVRFTDRQDDLNDLGDGGGAPVYRWISMLEFENLAKELVEMFVSELRLKRIGLGSGDSFPLPENWKADVLQARRPGHTPSHEVLQVYLTSWLANVNIKTSRIDEIFELVEEEMQIKLR
- the LOC125552502 gene encoding uncharacterized protein LOC125552502 isoform X2: MEDCAATPVRRPADPSSPSPTPSPLSLRQWRPAAQRNLRNQWSRLLAAKTRWLDAAASGRSHAATLVNAYLSRSYMPGMDLGVLKDMPRIRDRASAKLTHKEVQCREMLLSAYKEMVCAMSDLVKASHAMRCFSKVSSGSPLVRFTDRQDDLNDLGDGGGAPVYRWISMLEFENLAKELVEMFVSELRLKRLIVLDLLSINLKEGADPSLEWSDELYDGEFNEFQRIGLGSGDSFPLPENWKADVLQARRPGHTPSHEVLQVYLTSWLANVNIKTSRIDEIFELVEEEMQIKLR